Proteins encoded by one window of Chryseobacterium aquaeductus:
- a CDS encoding DUF1501 domain-containing protein, translated as MNRRKFLQMASMAGVGTPFLLNGMPTRFLNQFLDFNVNCDAVNDRVLVILRMAGANDGLNTVIPVSQYDTYANLRPNIKIANTGTGSYINLDNTVASAKQVGLHPSMTAFKSLYDSGKLTLMNGVGYPNPNYSHFRSENLMFSGKDGSNNQDLFDGIFGRYLGSLYPGLAGNPTTQSPDPLAIQLGNLNPCLFYEHTVEKNIEYNLTGFQTTLFNTLTIPVNSEYNDLLDYIKGVATSMDSYYNRVMQVFNAGNNSTVTYPNSSLGKQLKVVARLIKGGSKTKIFQVNLGGFDTHVNQIQSGSTQLGNHSNLLGDISNSIAAFQTDIEALGIGNKILTVSFSEFGRQVRENASLGTDHGDLAPFFIVGSNISGGIMGDHPVFTNATSYYYNQNQRRYDYRQIFASLMQDWLGADSGLIASAELQSFVTPGTKVNLVKAASVASTVCSTLGTSETKAMQNVKIYPNPAKDYINIEIPNFNKNAEVILFDVSGRKVYSEFKSFLNGKTNIFVGNLTDGNYILNINHDRQISSAKVIVSK; from the coding sequence ATGAACAGAAGAAAATTTTTACAAATGGCTTCTATGGCGGGAGTGGGAACGCCTTTTCTGCTCAATGGGATGCCGACAAGATTTTTAAATCAATTTTTGGATTTCAATGTAAATTGTGATGCAGTAAATGACAGGGTTTTGGTGATTTTACGGATGGCCGGAGCCAATGATGGATTGAATACTGTAATTCCAGTGAGTCAATATGATACCTATGCAAATCTTCGTCCTAATATAAAAATTGCAAATACAGGTACCGGATCGTATATTAATTTAGATAATACTGTTGCTTCTGCCAAACAAGTGGGTTTGCATCCTTCGATGACTGCTTTTAAATCACTTTACGATTCGGGAAAGTTAACCTTGATGAATGGAGTAGGGTATCCGAATCCTAATTATTCGCATTTCAGATCCGAAAATCTTATGTTCTCAGGGAAAGATGGTTCAAATAATCAGGATCTTTTCGATGGTATTTTTGGGAGGTATTTGGGAAGTCTTTATCCCGGACTTGCGGGAAATCCTACAACTCAAAGTCCAGATCCTCTCGCAATTCAACTGGGAAATCTAAATCCTTGTCTCTTTTACGAACATACAGTTGAGAAAAATATTGAATACAACCTGACAGGTTTTCAGACTACACTTTTCAATACGCTTACGATACCTGTAAATTCCGAATACAATGATCTTTTAGATTATATCAAAGGTGTTGCAACAAGCATGGACAGTTATTACAATCGTGTGATGCAGGTTTTTAATGCAGGAAATAATTCTACTGTTACTTATCCGAATTCAAGTTTGGGAAAACAGCTGAAAGTGGTCGCCAGATTGATAAAAGGTGGTAGTAAAACTAAAATTTTCCAGGTAAATTTAGGAGGTTTTGATACACACGTCAATCAAATTCAGTCCGGAAGTACACAATTGGGAAATCATTCCAATTTATTAGGAGATATTTCCAATTCTATAGCAGCTTTTCAAACTGATATAGAAGCGCTGGGAATCGGGAATAAAATCCTGACGGTTTCTTTCAGCGAATTTGGAAGACAGGTGCGGGAAAATGCCAGTTTAGGAACAGATCACGGAGATCTTGCGCCGTTTTTTATTGTCGGAAGTAATATTTCTGGTGGTATTATGGGAGATCATCCTGTATTTACAAATGCTACAAGCTACTACTACAATCAAAACCAGAGAAGATACGATTACAGGCAGATTTTCGCTTCTTTAATGCAAGACTGGCTTGGCGCAGATTCCGGGTTGATTGCTTCTGCCGAACTTCAAAGTTTTGTAACTCCGGGAACGAAGGTTAATTTGGTGAAAGCCGCTAGTGTTGCTTCTACAGTCTGTAGCACTTTGGGAACTTCTGAGACTAAAGCTATGCAGAATGTTAAAATATATCCTAATCCTGCAAAAGATTATATCAATATTGAAATTCCAAATTTTAATAAAAATGCTGAGGTTATTTTATTCGATGTTTCCGGCAGAAAAGTTTATTCAGAATTTAAATCATTTTTAAATGGAAAAACAAACATTTTTGTAGGAAACCTTACAGACGGAAATTACATTTTAAATATAAATCACGACAGGCAAATATCGTCTGCGAAAGTAATTGTTTCAAAATGA
- a CDS encoding 3-deoxy-D-manno-octulosonic acid transferase: protein MSKIYNIFIHLLIFGMKVFSLLNDKTKKGVEGRKDSVNRVKSAFSASDKVIWMHAASLGEYEQGLPVLEKLKNEFPNHKVLVTFFSPSGFENVIKKKNIADTICYLPFDTKKNVREFVSHFNAELFFTVKYDYWYNLLQELKNRDVKTFVISALFYENQSFFTSYGKWFVKQLKNNIDWFFHQTQHSYFLAKSIGLQKASVTGDTRFDRVKHLKDRDNYVDFIKEFIGDNKAIVFGSSWHAEEKVAKMINGKNQDVKLIIAPHDLKRVENLKEIFPGSILYSNLKNSKTLKFSNAQTLIIDSIGLLSKLYSYADIAVVGGGFHDSGLHNILEAATFGVPVVFGNHYMKNPEADDIIKSDGGKSFEHENEAAEFVLYLLNNDEELKIMSENAGKFVSEQPNSSELILKKILSL, encoded by the coding sequence ATGAGCAAAATTTACAACATATTTATCCATCTTCTTATTTTCGGAATGAAAGTTTTTTCGTTGTTGAATGATAAAACAAAAAAAGGAGTAGAAGGTAGAAAAGACTCTGTAAATAGAGTAAAATCTGCTTTTTCAGCTTCGGATAAAGTTATTTGGATGCACGCAGCAAGTCTTGGCGAATATGAACAGGGTTTGCCTGTTTTAGAAAAACTTAAAAATGAATTTCCCAATCACAAAGTTCTTGTCACTTTCTTTTCGCCATCAGGTTTTGAAAATGTGATTAAAAAGAAAAATATTGCTGATACCATCTGTTATTTACCTTTTGATACAAAGAAAAATGTGAGAGAGTTTGTTTCTCATTTTAATGCTGAACTATTTTTTACGGTGAAGTATGATTATTGGTACAATCTTCTTCAAGAACTCAAAAATAGGGATGTAAAAACTTTTGTGATTTCGGCTTTGTTTTATGAAAATCAGTCATTCTTCACGTCTTACGGAAAATGGTTTGTGAAACAATTGAAAAATAATATTGATTGGTTTTTTCATCAGACGCAGCATTCTTATTTTTTAGCTAAAAGCATCGGTTTGCAAAAGGCATCAGTAACAGGCGATACGAGATTCGACCGTGTAAAACATTTGAAAGACCGTGATAATTATGTAGATTTCATTAAAGAATTTATAGGTGACAATAAAGCAATTGTTTTTGGAAGTTCGTGGCATGCAGAAGAGAAAGTGGCAAAGATGATTAACGGTAAAAATCAAGATGTAAAATTGATAATTGCTCCACACGATCTGAAAAGAGTAGAAAATTTAAAAGAAATCTTTCCAGGCTCAATTCTCTACAGCAACCTAAAAAACTCTAAAACTCTAAAATTTTCCAACGCTCAAACTCTGATTATCGATAGCATCGGTCTACTTTCAAAACTATATTCCTATGCCGATATTGCTGTTGTTGGCGGCGGTTTTCACGATTCAGGATTGCATAATATTCTGGAGGCGGCAACTTTTGGTGTTCCTGTGGTTTTTGGAAATCATTATATGAAAAATCCCGAAGCAGATGATATCATTAAATCTGATGGTGGAAAATCTTTTGAACACGAAAATGAAGCCGCAGAATTTGTGCTTTACCTTCTGAATAATGATGAAGAATTGAAAATAATGTCTGAAAATGCCGGAAAATTCGTGTCAGAGCAACCCAATTCTTCAGAGTTAATTCTTAAAAAAATTCTATCACTTTAG
- a CDS encoding lipocalin family protein, which produces MKKLALLFAGLSLMVATTACNDDDVAVQEFPIVGTWKPVAEVRTEVDLDGVGFSDEIVYTTCQQESRWVFNENTSGKRTDKDEVGSPLVCSTINDRNFSYIYNKTDKNIEIKYQGTVVSEKGQVVDLNAETMNIKFVDNTNPSVYKTTTRTFKRIVQ; this is translated from the coding sequence ATGAAGAAATTAGCATTATTGTTTGCAGGTTTATCATTAATGGTTGCTACTACCGCATGTAACGACGACGATGTGGCAGTACAGGAATTTCCAATTGTGGGAACCTGGAAGCCTGTGGCTGAAGTAAGAACTGAAGTTGATCTAGACGGTGTAGGATTTTCTGATGAAATTGTATACACTACTTGTCAGCAAGAATCTCGTTGGGTGTTTAACGAAAATACTTCAGGAAAAAGAACAGATAAAGATGAGGTAGGTAGTCCTCTGGTTTGCTCAACAATTAATGACCGTAATTTCTCATACATTTATAACAAAACCGATAAAAATATTGAGATCAAGTACCAAGGTACCGTAGTTTCTGAAAAAGGCCAGGTTGTCGATCTCAATGCTGAAACTATGAATATTAAGTTTGTAGATAATACAAACCCTAGTGTGTATAAAACTACTACACGTACTTTTAAGAGAATAGTTCAATAA
- a CDS encoding DUF1648 domain-containing protein codes for MENILFLAFDVINFTLLIVLWWITVKNYKKLPAVVPTHFDVEGKADRFGNKKWMFLMPLFGVITYLFFLIVLNYPESVNFPVEITDENKDHQISIMTFFMKWLLTLVLIIFLNNQDYMIRYSFNEKAKTRIPFWLPLLLIFLSLIATIISASVFK; via the coding sequence ATGGAAAATATTCTGTTTTTAGCTTTCGATGTCATTAATTTTACTTTGTTGATCGTCTTATGGTGGATCACTGTTAAAAATTATAAGAAATTACCGGCAGTCGTTCCGACTCATTTTGACGTCGAAGGAAAGGCAGATCGTTTTGGAAATAAAAAATGGATGTTTCTGATGCCGCTATTTGGTGTCATTACGTATTTGTTTTTTTTAATTGTATTAAATTATCCTGAATCTGTAAATTTCCCGGTTGAGATTACTGATGAAAACAAAGATCATCAAATTTCAATCATGACGTTCTTTATGAAATGGCTGTTGACGCTGGTTCTAATAATTTTTTTAAATAATCAGGATTATATGATCAGGTACAGTTTCAATGAAAAAGCTAAGACAAGAATTCCATTTTGGCTGCCATTACTTTTGATTTTCCTAAGCCTTATCGCTACCATAATTTCAGCATCAGTTTTTAAATAA
- a CDS encoding DUF1800 family protein, whose translation MSSLIPKTTVLGTLNAYHLLRRTTYNITKSRINEFALKTPDQALTELFIFDTPTPASPLNDNGETIVPTFAVPTITDTLNTANSVAYDNYWWMYQALKSTSAQYKIIYWLHLLFVTDDNASFFTNFDYKELLRFHANSSLKDLAVRMTLNPRMLTYLNNNVNKKNSPNQNYAREFLELFTILKGPQIGTGNYTNYTEADVQQAAKVLTGFTLTSAVQLNKTARINNVDPVTKIPQGFINVNTHDFTNKTFSSAFNTVINGGTTVDTIQTEFQNFINMVFNQNETAKAYCRRMYRYFVGRTITTDIEDNIIVPLATQLKNNNYQILPVIKTLLSSKHFYDEEDSIYADQTIGALVRNPLELYFHMFSLLNLSMPTYSANPKALHGYLSLFANYSQNTGMPVFRPQTVNGYAAYSSSPNYDKNWITTSSLRIRYNNSIDILINGNTQNGFLFKLNLPAFVKDSGYFQNPGNADLLVSNFCELLFVDIPPTDRLNYFKTIFLNGLSPINWLNEWNNFVNTGTATNVKIPIDRLVKALIKSPEFQVM comes from the coding sequence ATGTCTAGTTTAATACCAAAAACTACAGTTTTAGGCACTCTCAATGCCTATCATCTTCTGCGTAGAACGACGTATAATATTACGAAGTCAAGAATTAATGAGTTTGCTCTGAAAACTCCGGATCAGGCACTTACAGAATTGTTTATTTTTGATACGCCGACTCCGGCTAGTCCTCTTAATGATAATGGAGAAACCATTGTTCCTACATTTGCGGTTCCTACGATTACAGATACTTTGAATACGGCAAATTCTGTAGCGTACGACAATTATTGGTGGATGTATCAGGCGTTAAAAAGTACATCGGCGCAGTATAAAATTATCTATTGGCTGCATTTACTGTTTGTTACTGATGATAATGCGAGTTTTTTTACCAATTTTGATTACAAAGAACTTTTAAGGTTTCATGCTAATAGCAGTCTGAAAGATTTAGCAGTCCGAATGACACTGAACCCAAGAATGCTTACTTATCTTAATAATAATGTTAATAAAAAAAACAGCCCGAACCAAAACTATGCACGCGAGTTTTTAGAATTGTTTACAATTCTTAAAGGTCCGCAGATCGGAACGGGTAATTACACAAATTACACAGAAGCCGATGTGCAGCAGGCGGCGAAAGTTCTTACCGGTTTTACACTTACCTCAGCTGTTCAGCTCAATAAAACGGCAAGAATCAATAATGTAGATCCAGTCACAAAAATTCCGCAAGGTTTTATCAATGTAAATACACACGATTTTACCAATAAAACCTTCAGCTCTGCTTTTAACACGGTAATTAATGGCGGGACAACTGTAGATACAATTCAGACAGAGTTTCAGAATTTTATCAACATGGTTTTTAATCAAAATGAAACTGCTAAAGCGTACTGCAGAAGAATGTACAGATATTTCGTTGGGAGAACAATTACTACAGATATTGAGGATAATATTATAGTTCCTTTGGCAACACAATTAAAGAATAATAACTATCAGATTTTGCCAGTAATAAAAACATTACTCTCGAGTAAACACTTTTATGATGAAGAAGATTCAATTTACGCAGATCAAACCATTGGAGCGCTTGTCAGAAATCCTTTAGAATTATACTTTCATATGTTTTCATTGTTAAATCTTTCAATGCCTACATATTCTGCGAATCCAAAAGCGCTGCACGGTTATTTATCTCTTTTTGCCAACTATTCTCAAAATACAGGAATGCCGGTTTTCAGACCTCAAACGGTGAATGGTTATGCTGCATATTCCAGCAGCCCAAATTATGATAAAAACTGGATTACGACATCGTCTCTTAGAATTAGATATAATAATTCTATTGATATTTTAATTAATGGAAATACTCAAAACGGGTTTTTATTTAAATTAAATCTTCCGGCTTTTGTAAAAGACAGTGGCTATTTTCAAAATCCGGGTAATGCAGATCTTTTGGTCTCAAATTTTTGTGAACTCTTATTTGTAGATATTCCTCCGACGGACAGATTGAATTATTTTAAAACAATATTCTTAAACGGACTGAGTCCTATCAACTGGCTTAATGAATGGAATAATTTCGTTAATACAGGTACAGCTACCAATGTGAAGATTCCAATTGATCGATTGGTTAAAGCTCTTATTAAATCTCCAGAATTTCAAGTAATGTAA
- a CDS encoding glycosyltransferase family 2 protein, whose amino-acid sequence MPEVSIITPCYNSSKFLEETIRSVQNQTFTDWEWLITDDRSRDNSVEIIKKINDPRIKLTIAEKNGGAGHARNISLKNATGRFITFLDADDFWEPDFLEEMIGFMKKENAEIAYSNYARCDENLEPKIEDFKADKEVTFNNLLKTCRLSLLSSMYDSQRVGIEYFPEGSKREDHVMWLNLLKKIHVGKPLPKTMAKYRMHPTSVSRKKQNIVKDQYLVYKDFMKFSTAKSLYYTANWAFNGFLKYSKIFN is encoded by the coding sequence ATGCCTGAAGTTTCCATCATCACTCCGTGCTATAATTCTTCAAAATTTTTGGAAGAGACAATAAGATCTGTCCAGAATCAGACTTTCACAGATTGGGAATGGCTGATCACGGATGACCGGTCTAGGGACAATTCTGTAGAAATTATTAAGAAAATCAACGATCCCAGAATAAAACTGACGATCGCAGAAAAAAACGGAGGTGCAGGACATGCAAGAAATATTTCTCTGAAAAATGCAACCGGAAGATTTATTACTTTTCTGGATGCTGACGACTTTTGGGAACCTGATTTTCTAGAAGAAATGATTGGATTTATGAAAAAAGAAAATGCAGAAATTGCCTACTCCAACTATGCGAGATGTGATGAGAATTTAGAACCGAAAATTGAAGATTTTAAGGCTGATAAGGAAGTTACTTTCAATAATCTATTGAAAACCTGTCGATTATCTTTGCTTTCATCAATGTACGATTCTCAAAGAGTGGGTATAGAATATTTTCCGGAAGGAAGTAAGCGTGAAGACCACGTCATGTGGCTGAATTTACTCAAAAAAATTCATGTCGGAAAACCTCTTCCGAAGACTATGGCAAAATACAGGATGCACCCGACAAGTGTTTCAAGGAAAAAACAGAATATTGTTAAAGATCAGTATTTAGTCTACAAAGATTTTATGAAATTTTCTACGGCAAAATCTTTGTATTACACGGCAAATTGGGCATTCAACGGATTTTTAAAGTATTCAAAAATATTTAATTAA
- a CDS encoding C40 family peptidase gives MDKGICVVTVAPVRAENSDKAEIVTEILFGESADILEVNKNWTKIKMHYDGYEGWMDTKQIKPVTEEHLAKRKVTLITEDFASIMTNDGRTLLSMGSEVEYPAVASRRSYDLRESIALTAKEFRNVPYLWGGKSFFAVDCSGFVQLVYKIHNVKLPRDTYQQAEVGEVLSFVEESQPGDLAFFENSEGKIIHVGIMLENQKIIHASGKVRIDTLDSTGIFNKELNKHTHKLRVIKSVL, from the coding sequence ATGGATAAAGGAATTTGTGTTGTGACGGTAGCACCTGTGCGTGCAGAAAATTCTGACAAGGCAGAGATTGTTACAGAAATATTGTTTGGCGAAAGTGCAGATATTTTGGAAGTGAATAAAAACTGGACCAAAATAAAAATGCACTATGACGGATATGAAGGCTGGATGGATACCAAACAGATCAAACCTGTAACCGAAGAGCATTTGGCAAAACGAAAAGTGACCTTGATTACAGAAGATTTTGCTTCTATAATGACAAACGACGGGCGTACGTTACTATCCATGGGGTCCGAAGTAGAATATCCTGCGGTGGCTTCCCGCAGAAGTTATGATTTGCGTGAAAGTATTGCTTTAACGGCTAAAGAATTTCGAAATGTACCTTATTTGTGGGGTGGCAAAAGTTTTTTTGCGGTAGACTGTTCCGGTTTTGTACAGTTGGTTTACAAAATTCATAACGTAAAACTTCCAAGAGATACTTATCAGCAGGCAGAAGTAGGTGAGGTTTTGAGTTTCGTGGAAGAAAGTCAGCCAGGAGATCTTGCATTTTTTGAAAATTCTGAAGGCAAAATTATCCATGTAGGAATTATGCTTGAAAACCAGAAAATCATTCATGCTTCAGGAAAAGTGAGAATAGATACACTAGATTCTACAGGTATTTTTAATAAAGAACTGAATAAACATACGCACAAACTAAGAGTGATCAAAAGCGTTCTGTAG
- a CDS encoding deoxyuridine 5'-triphosphate nucleotidohydrolase, with protein MDYSKEFKAALSNFSAIEKDRLIFRLLKKDKLLSKKLYFELIDTETTDQKRTQMEEQIEERVLLASKYIGNPKYFLVLIRKISAEITEHVKITTDKFGDIYLQLFLVDKILESNDKLNHQRFDNIYKLYIYLINKLLKAIISIKKLDEDYWMELNEVLEGIESKIHENKYFEKLCINNSFDFSWLTIEKIPDHLDLIVKDIKSQGFLK; from the coding sequence ATGGATTATTCAAAAGAATTTAAAGCTGCACTGAGTAATTTTTCGGCTATAGAAAAAGACCGATTAATTTTCCGTTTGTTGAAAAAAGATAAACTTTTGTCTAAAAAACTCTATTTTGAATTGATAGACACCGAAACCACTGATCAAAAGAGAACTCAGATGGAAGAACAAATTGAGGAAAGAGTACTTTTGGCATCAAAATACATCGGAAATCCTAAATACTTTTTAGTTTTAATAAGAAAAATAAGTGCAGAGATTACCGAGCACGTTAAGATTACGACCGATAAATTCGGAGATATTTATCTGCAGTTATTTTTGGTGGATAAAATTTTAGAAAGCAATGACAAACTCAACCATCAAAGGTTTGACAATATTTACAAACTCTATATTTATCTGATCAATAAATTGTTGAAAGCCATTATTTCGATCAAAAAACTTGATGAAGATTACTGGATGGAGCTTAATGAAGTTTTAGAAGGCATTGAATCAAAAATTCATGAGAACAAGTATTTTGAAAAACTTTGTATCAATAATAGTTTTGATTTTAGTTGGTTGACGATTGAAAAAATTCCGGATCATTTGGATCTAATCGTGAAAGACATTAAAAGTCAGGGATTTCTAAAGTGA
- a CDS encoding O-methyltransferase — protein MSFFEEENAEMDRYLESHASAEPEILRKLRRETFQRTTQPHMISGYQQGRLLTIISKILQPKNILEIGTFTGYAALCMAEGLSKDGKLTTLDVNEDLAYMPKKYFAESEFSSQIHFKIQDAKEFLKETDEIFDLIFIDADKENYSEYFRLIKPKTKSGSVVLFDNVLWYGKVLEENPKQKSTQVIKELNDLVAKDADFENLILPLRDGVNLLRRK, from the coding sequence ATGAGCTTTTTTGAAGAAGAGAATGCAGAAATGGATAGGTATTTGGAAAGTCATGCTTCCGCCGAACCTGAAATTCTCAGGAAACTGAGACGAGAAACTTTTCAGAGAACAACGCAGCCACACATGATTTCCGGTTACCAACAGGGAAGATTGCTTACCATCATTTCTAAAATTCTACAACCCAAAAATATTTTAGAAATCGGAACTTTTACTGGTTATGCTGCACTTTGTATGGCAGAAGGTTTGTCTAAAGATGGCAAATTGACAACTTTGGATGTGAATGAAGATCTGGCATATATGCCGAAAAAATACTTTGCAGAAAGCGAATTTTCCAGTCAAATTCATTTTAAAATTCAGGATGCGAAAGAATTTTTAAAAGAAACAGATGAGATTTTTGATCTCATTTTTATTGATGCCGATAAAGAAAATTATTCTGAATATTTCAGATTAATCAAACCAAAAACAAAATCAGGATCTGTCGTACTATTTGATAACGTTCTCTGGTATGGGAAAGTTTTAGAAGAAAATCCTAAGCAAAAATCAACGCAGGTAATTAAAGAATTAAACGATTTGGTAGCGAAAGATGCCGATTTTGAAAATCTTATTTTACCTTTGCGTGACGGAGTGAATCTGCTTCGCAGGAAGTAA